In a genomic window of Telopea speciosissima isolate NSW1024214 ecotype Mountain lineage chromosome 5, Tspe_v1, whole genome shotgun sequence:
- the LOC122663310 gene encoding uncharacterized protein LOC122663310 has product MEKQTLDFFLVPLGLCLLLVYHIWLLHQIINHPMTTVIGVNIINKRIWVRTMMEDAKNGTLAVQTLRNNIMASTVLASTAIMQSSVVTMMMSNPKARTSEFVFGDQSELGFWIKFLSIFVCFLLAFFFNVQSIRYYSHASMLINVPVKKMKSSPELRAEYVGKVVNRGSCFWSLGLRAFYLSLPLYLWLFGPIPMFLCCVVLVFMLHFLDLTFDFGEGGVGIVDDKDEEAGW; this is encoded by the exons atggagaaacaAACGCTTGATTTCTTTCTGGTTCCCTTAGGTCTCTGTTTACTGTTGGTTTACCATATATggcttcttcatcaaatcataAATCATCCGATGACCACTGTCATCGGTgtcaatatcatcaacaaacgCATATGGGTCCGAACCATGATGGAG GACGCGAAGAATGGCACTCTTGCAGTGCAGACACTACGAAACAATATAATGGCGTCGACAGTTTTGGCATCAACAGCGATAATGCAGAGTTCCGTGGTAACCATGATGatgtccaacccaaaagctcgAACTTCAGAATTTGTTTTTGGAGACCAGAGTGAGCTAGGGTTTTGGATCAAATTCTTATCCATCTTTGTCTGTTTtcttttggctttcttctttaaCGTACAGTCCATAAGATATTACAGTCATGCAAGCATGTTGATTAATGTTCcggtgaagaagatgaaaagtaGTCCAGAATTGAGGGCAGAATATGTGGGGAAAGTAGTGAACCGAGGGAGCTGTTTCTGGTCACTGGGCTTGCGGGCATTTTACTTATCACTTCCACTGTATTTATGGCTTTTTGGTCCTATACCTATGTTTTTGTGCTGCGTTGTGCTGGTTTTTATGCTTCATTTTCTGGACTTGACTTTTGACTTTGGAGAGGGTGGAGTTGGTATTGTTGACGATAAGGACGAGGAAGCAGGTTGGTAA